In Odontesthes bonariensis isolate fOdoBon6 chromosome 9, fOdoBon6.hap1, whole genome shotgun sequence, the following proteins share a genomic window:
- the ywhag2 gene encoding 14-3-3 protein gamma-B, which yields MVDREQLVQKARLAEQAERYDDMAAAMKSVTELNEALSNEERNLLSVAYKNVVGARRSSWRVISSIEQKTSADGNEKKIEMVRAYREKIEKELEAVCQDVLNLLDNFLIKNCSETQHESKVFYLKMKGDYYRYLAEVATGEKRATVVESSEKAYNEAHEISKEHMQPTHPIRLGLALNYSVFYYEIQNAPEQACHLAKTAFDDAIAELDTLNEDSYKDSTLIMQLLRDNLTLWTSDQQDDEGGEGNN from the exons ATGGTTGATCGCGAGCAGCTGGTGCAGAAAGCCAGGCTGGCTGAACAGGCTGAGAGATATGATGATATGGCAGCTGCTATGAAATCG GTAACAGAGTTAAACGAGGCCCTGTCCAATGAGGAGAGGAACCTCTTGTCTGTTGCCTACAAGAATGTGGTGGGCGCCCGCCGCTCCTCCTGGCGGGTGATCTCCAGCATTGAGCAGAAGACCTCTGCCGACGGCAATGAGAAGAAGATTGAGATGGTGAGGGCCTATCGGGAGAAGATTGAGAAGGAGCTGGAAGCCGTGTGCCAGGACGTGCTCAACCTGCTGGACAACTTCCTGATCAAGAACTGCAGTGAAACGCAGCATGAGAGCAAGGTGTTCTACCTGAAGATGAAGGGCGACTACTACCGGTACCTGGCCGAGGTGGCCACTGGGGAGAAGAGGGCCACGGTGGTGGAGTCGTCGGAGAAGGCCTACAACGAGGCTCATGAGATCAGCAAAGAGCACATGCAGCCCACCCACCCCATCCGCCTGGGCTTAGCTCTCAACTACTCTGTGTTTTACTACGAGATCCAGAACGCCCCGGAGCAGGCCTGTCATCTGGCCAAGACCGCCTTCGATGACGCCATCGCTGAGCTCGACACCCTCAACGAGGACTCCTACAAAGACTCCACTCTCATCATGCAGCTGCTGCGAGACAACTTGACACTGTGGACAAGTGACCAGCAGGATGACGAGGGAGGGGAGGGCAACAATTAA